One window of the Paraburkholderia sp. PGU19 genome contains the following:
- the cpaB gene encoding Flp pilus assembly protein CpaB, with amino-acid sequence MKNIRALVMLLVAAVAGLGAVAMASRWLVERSSGMTAKVAVAAVDINLGQRLNPEFIKMIDWPSGSVPPGAFTEAQKLDGRVMKNSVLRGEPILDGKLTPVGTVGGLSAVISEGRRAITVRVNDVIGVAGFALPGNYVDIIVSTQQENASSKGSNKDDSISKIVLEKILVLAVAQEVGRDETKPKVVNAVTLEVTPDQAEKLDLARSVGTLSLVLRNQVDTATLATDGATKFTLLGTQAPVAASAPSAPVHRVRTHYAARPAAPRDCIGVLSGVMGSVECF; translated from the coding sequence ATGAAGAACATACGCGCTTTAGTGATGCTGCTGGTCGCCGCGGTGGCCGGCCTTGGTGCAGTGGCCATGGCATCGCGTTGGCTGGTGGAACGATCGTCGGGCATGACGGCCAAGGTCGCCGTTGCGGCCGTCGACATCAATCTCGGACAGCGACTGAATCCTGAATTCATCAAGATGATCGACTGGCCGTCGGGCAGCGTTCCGCCCGGCGCGTTCACCGAGGCGCAGAAACTCGACGGGCGCGTGATGAAAAACAGCGTGCTGCGCGGCGAGCCGATCCTCGATGGCAAGCTCACGCCCGTTGGCACGGTGGGCGGTCTGTCGGCGGTGATCTCAGAGGGGCGGCGCGCGATCACCGTGCGCGTCAACGACGTGATCGGCGTGGCGGGTTTCGCGTTGCCTGGCAACTACGTCGACATCATCGTGAGCACGCAGCAGGAGAACGCCAGCAGCAAGGGCTCGAACAAGGACGACAGCATCTCCAAGATCGTGCTCGAAAAGATCCTGGTGCTGGCCGTCGCGCAGGAAGTCGGCCGCGACGAGACGAAGCCCAAAGTCGTCAATGCTGTCACGCTCGAAGTCACGCCCGACCAGGCAGAGAAGCTTGATCTGGCGCGCAGCGTCGGCACGCTGTCTCTCGTGCTGCGCAATCAGGTCGACACCGCCACGCTGGCGACGGACGGCGCAACGAAGTTCACCCTCCTCGGCACGCAAGCGCCCGTGGCTGCGTCGGCACCCTCGGCGCCCGTACACCGCGTGCGCACGCACTACGCAGCGCGTCCCGCCGCGCCGCGCGACTGCATCGGCGTCCTGTCGGGTGTGATGGGCAGTGTCGAATGCTTCTAA
- a CDS encoding ATP-binding protein — MIDEQQTAPQASADVTRLHDASRARADGEHADAGMLERAPRTIAETGLDQNLLLELVAKSTFVMGKVSLSQLMQRLKLGAVVLDSVVSFGVRERILEIVRRGATDLDVELQLTEGGRQRASEFMSRCRYVGPAPVSLASYEAMLQRQSVRRMHVTRNQVRAAFAGLIVRTTLLDDIGGAVNSGKPVIFFGPPGSGKTSLAERLGRLLPGRVAVPYAIAVENEVIQIFDPLIHEPVTSAAKDSVLAAPTDARWQLCRRPTVVSGGELTLDMLELRYDASSGFYQAPPHVKANGGLYVVDDLGRQRVEPAELLNRWIVPFDRGRDMLTLHTGLRFSLPFDVWVAFSSNFAPGDLGDEAFFRRLGCKLYVGALDVAEYRAVYQRRCEDLAVVSDDDAFEYLVHHLHMTSGRPLLACYPGDVLRIVLANAKYLDQPPVANATNLLRAWNAYFAVAGEHDAPPPQQQGAAERGAKKSAAG; from the coding sequence GTGATAGACGAACAACAGACGGCGCCGCAGGCGTCGGCCGACGTGACGCGCTTGCATGACGCAAGCCGCGCACGCGCCGACGGGGAGCATGCCGACGCGGGCATGCTGGAGCGCGCGCCGCGGACCATCGCCGAAACGGGCCTCGACCAGAACCTGCTTCTTGAACTCGTTGCCAAATCCACATTCGTGATGGGCAAGGTGTCGCTGTCCCAACTGATGCAGCGGCTCAAGCTGGGCGCTGTTGTGCTCGATAGCGTCGTGTCGTTTGGCGTGCGGGAACGGATTCTCGAAATCGTCCGGCGCGGCGCCACCGACCTCGATGTCGAACTGCAACTGACGGAAGGCGGCCGCCAGCGCGCATCCGAATTCATGAGCCGCTGCCGGTACGTTGGTCCGGCGCCCGTGTCGCTCGCATCGTATGAAGCGATGCTGCAGCGGCAATCGGTGCGCCGGATGCACGTAACACGCAACCAGGTGCGCGCGGCCTTCGCCGGCCTGATCGTGAGGACGACGTTGCTCGACGATATCGGTGGCGCGGTGAACAGCGGCAAGCCGGTGATCTTCTTCGGCCCGCCGGGAAGCGGAAAAACTTCGCTGGCCGAGCGATTGGGCAGGCTGTTGCCCGGCCGTGTCGCCGTGCCCTACGCAATCGCGGTCGAGAACGAGGTGATCCAGATTTTCGATCCACTGATCCACGAGCCCGTCACGAGCGCTGCGAAGGACTCCGTGCTGGCCGCGCCCACCGATGCTCGCTGGCAGCTTTGCCGCCGGCCGACGGTCGTGTCGGGCGGCGAACTGACACTCGACATGCTCGAGTTGCGCTACGACGCGTCAAGCGGCTTCTATCAGGCGCCGCCGCACGTGAAAGCCAACGGCGGTCTGTATGTGGTCGACGACCTTGGCCGTCAGCGTGTTGAGCCGGCTGAACTACTCAATCGCTGGATCGTGCCGTTCGACCGCGGCCGCGACATGCTGACCTTGCATACGGGCCTGCGCTTCTCGCTTCCGTTCGACGTCTGGGTCGCGTTTTCGAGCAACTTCGCGCCGGGGGATCTGGGCGACGAGGCCTTCTTCCGGCGCCTCGGCTGCAAGCTGTATGTCGGCGCGCTCGACGTCGCGGAGTATCGCGCCGTGTACCAGCGCCGCTGCGAAGATCTCGCCGTCGTTTCGGACGACGATGCCTTCGAATACCTCGTTCATCACCTGCACATGACGTCGGGTCGGCCATTGCTTGCCTGCTATCCGGGCGACGTTCTGCGCATCGTGCTGGCCAACGCGAAGTATCTGGATCAGCCACCCGTTGCAAATGCGACGAATCTGCTGCGCGCGTGGAACGCCTATTTCGCGGTCGCCGGCGAGCACGACGCCCCGCCGCCGCAACAGCAAGGCGCCGCGGAGCGGGGCGCAAAAAAATCAGCGGCCGGTTAA
- a CDS encoding Flp family type IVb pilin — protein sequence MNGELDLAHAFAHEEDGVTSIEYGLLAGLLAISIITGATALGGQLGLFFTGIGNWFGAVVVP from the coding sequence ATGAATGGAGAACTCGACCTGGCCCATGCCTTCGCGCATGAAGAGGACGGTGTTACGTCGATTGAATATGGCCTGCTCGCAGGCCTGCTCGCTATCAGCATTATCACTGGCGCGACAGCCTTGGGCGGACAACTCGGCCTGTTTTTCACCGGCATCGGTAACTGGTTCGGCGCCGTCGTGGTGCCTTAA
- a CDS encoding Flp family type IVb pilin yields MQKTLDLIRAFACEEDGVTAIEYGLLAALIAVAIIGGATLVGTNLNTMFTNISTTLGNAA; encoded by the coding sequence ATGCAGAAAACTCTCGACCTGATCCGTGCCTTTGCCTGTGAAGAAGATGGTGTGACGGCGATCGAATATGGCCTGCTGGCTGCGTTGATCGCGGTGGCCATTATCGGTGGCGCAACGCTTGTCGGCACCAACCTCAATACCATGTTCACCAACATTTCGACCACGCTGGGCAACGCAGCGTAG
- a CDS encoding prepilin peptidase: MNAFEFPVGICLLLLLAVAAGWDLHSRRIPNWLVVMGLTLALALQWWLQGAAQGYTSWGLGLLTGGCLFFPLYLLRGMGRAT, translated from the coding sequence ATGAACGCTTTCGAATTTCCAGTCGGCATCTGTCTGCTGCTTTTGCTGGCGGTGGCAGCGGGTTGGGATCTGCATTCGCGCCGCATTCCTAACTGGCTGGTGGTGATGGGGCTGACGCTGGCGCTCGCGTTGCAGTGGTGGCTGCAAGGTGCGGCTCAGGGGTACACGTCGTGGGGGCTCGGTCTACTGACGGGTGGTTGCCTGTTTTTTCCGCTCTATCTGCTGCGCGGCATGGGGCGGGCGACGTGA